The sequence gagagagagagagagagagagatgggcaCAAAAGGTGTTTGATTTGATGTGTTCTTTTTGGTTATTTGTAAGTTGTCCTTTCGTTCTTTCAacctttcattttcctttcccatgtaCTTTGCTTTTTGCTTGTGCTGCCTGTATACACTTTCCCTTTCAAAATCTCTTTTGAAGATGTGCAACTCTACTTTCAGATTCCCAAAGCACACATGCGTACGCATACTTGCAAACTAcctttaggaatttattaggTGAATTCCAttttgtatgtatgtatggcttcattgttaattattttgataaatacatattgaataagttttatataATTAGGCAATAAAACTTTTTAGAACCACAATTAAGATATGCTAGACTCACAAGTAGTTATCACTTCTACTAGTGATGTGATTTATCACATAGCGTATAAAAAACTTCGATGAAACAACTTCACACACTTATTTTATGTCTCTCTCATAATGTATGGGTAGATATCACTTTTGTTAGTGATGTGATTTACCATAATGCGAtattggaatatatatatatatatatataattttgaatGAAACGGATTCATACACACCAAGTCTAAGATAAGTGCAagtcaaattcaaacaaatattGTTGGCCCACTTCAAATTGAGTACAACCCATTacatgttaattttcaagGTTTGTGGATCATCATAATAATTAACAAACGAGTGGTTCGATAATGAtgttaataaaaatttgacttgCACTTAACGCAGATTTCACTAATTTCGTGTCGGGTTCGAATCATGTCAGAAGTTAATAACCTTACATAGACAAGGGTTGGAAGTTTCTGTTAAACTAAATAACAGTTTTACAGTCCAAGAACAACACATGGTCCTACAGCCTGTTTCCATCTGAAAATTTCAAGGTCATTTTTGCAGGGACATAAAGCCTACCCTAGAAGCAAACATTTCTTTTGCTGTTGGATAGTTGGACTGACCCAACCCtagaagcaaacttcatcgcAACCGTTCGCGTGAACATAATCTCTCTATCAATCTCTTTATTCGTATCGTAATCgatgcctctctctctctctctctctcccctatAATGTTGGAGTTGATGTTTATGGATCCTAGTGCTATTCTTACACACACATCACTTTCTTTACTATATTACCCTTTCAATGCCAAAAGAGTCGCGCAACCCAAAACGCAAAACCCACCCCCACAAAAAGCTCTTTGCTCGTGACAGCTTCTTTGGACTTGAATGAACCAACTTGCAAGCCAAAAGCACTTCTATTTCCAAGAGTGCTTCTTAGGGTTCGTGCAGCTCACTCTCCAATCACATGGCCATGGGGAGGGAGGGATGTGAAGCTCAAGCATGTTTTTAGATATTTGTTTGCGCAAGTGGGCATTTGCATGCATttagtggtttttttttttttttttttggtggtgtTATAATAATGGAGGAGGCGTGGCTCTCTGAGACAGAGGGAGCTTTCAATTTCATGAGCACATAGATGGGTCATGAATCTTACTTTCTGCATAAAGTGGCTTTTGCCGAATTTGGAAACACCTGCATCTTTCAGTTCCACCTCATTCAATggtttctcttcctcttttaaGCCCAgaccagaagaaaaaaaaaaaaaccatttagttttaattttttcctttttgccaATTTCTCACATGTAATTTGCTACTTTCTTCAATGCCTACTCCAAGAAGTCTAAGTTGTTTCACATCTAAGGAGGTACTTCTCGTTGTTGTCAATCATAATTTAACacatatgtaaaaataattcatcaaaactacactaaaaaaaacaaatgcacATATATCATGTTACTATTGTTAGAAATGTATAAGGCTGGACGTAATTTTCCAAAAGAATTATGGTGATTGGGCattaaaaattgaagcaaaattTGGACTATATGGAGGAGGGGTTGGTAGTCTAGGATTGCAATTAAAGAAGtgattaatattaattaaatgggTAAGTTGCAAAGTGAGAATGTTGACTTTGTTGCTTCATGCAAAAGTCAGAGCTTTGCActcacattattattattattaacaaGAAGGATCATTGGCATCATCAATAGTACTAGGTGGGTGttgatattttgttaaaacaaTAGAGACAAGAAGGCTGCAGTGCAGGGCACCAGAATCCTGCCAGGTGGGTTTTATTAATCACAACTTTAATCCTGCCAGGTGGTTTTTTAAATGACAAAATCCAGCCACGTCCCCAAAGCTTTATGTTTATCCAATAACAAAATccacatgattttttttaagcaATTGTCTCAAACTTTAATCTTGCAAGTGATTTCATgagaaaaacaataattattcattaaaaaaaatccccaaTCTGGATTGAGCTCATTAATTAagcttatttaattatttgtcTCTTCATCATTTGGAATAATTTTTCAATCACTTATCACACTTGGGTGCACCCAACaataaaaagtttatttgATTACCGATTTATATTCTCTTATGAAAGGGGGTGTAAAAAGTAAGAATAAAAGTGGGCGATAAGCTTTAATCTATCATTTTcccaggaaaagaaaaattctttAACCTTATCATGTATATAAAGTGAAAAAAAGCTAATGTAAAAAAGATGATAAAGTATCACAACAATTAACATATAGTTGATTAACGAAGCACGAAAGATTCGAACTTgacatctttttttaatatttgaaagaaaagtGATACCAAATTAGGAACTAATTAGTACCGTATTATAATAGTATAAACCCCCTGCATATTGTAAGAAAGATGATACAAAATCGCACTTAGTACAATAATAATGCAAGCTTACATGGGCTACAGATTTGGGCGAAGTGTCATTTTGGTGTTCTAATTATCGATATTATGTCATTGTTCGGGTTATTTTCATGCAATGCGAGGGAAATTATGATGAGCCAAACAAGATGATAATTCCTCGACCATTAAAAAGCAAGCAGAGGTTTTGCATTTTATGCCATTAAAAGATCCCAAAATTGAACGATAAGATTGGGGTTTGATCATGATATGACACCATTGTGAAATTGTCCATGTAACAAGGACATCAACGGTAATCAAAAGCggggaagaaaatattggaagatCTAATTGGGGCAGTGTGTGGGGGACCAATCCCTATTTTAGACTTGAGAGGGAGGGAAAGATGGTCCCCTAAATAAATGATGGATTTCCAAATTATGTAAAGATTCTTGATGAACATATTCAACCTCCCACTCACTATGTGGTTGAAAACTACTTAGCACTATTGCCTTTTAACCTTTGCCTAACCCAACTCCATTTTATCTCCTATTTGTGATGGACGCCCCTAGGGTTggtaatattgtttttttgtacAAGTACTAAATCATCGAATGTCGACAGATATGACGGTATataaatcaaatttgaataaatctAAAATGTTATATTGTTAGACTGATaattgaaaaatctttttcatttatgagAGGTGGTGGGGATTCAATTTAGGACTTTACCCAACCTTGAAAAGAATAATATTGCTAGATTAAGAGTTAGTAGATAGAATTAGAtatgtcatatatatatatatatatgtataaatatttgCATACAAGTGATATTGTGAGAGAAGAAAATCGAACACAAGATCTCAATTGCAGgtattaataatattaaattaatcgCTTGAGGTATAAAATCCTTCAATTATGTTGTCATGTTTGATACCTACCATAACAAAGTGTTTGATAACATAACTGAATTTTAAGTTGTGTAAATGTCAGACCAAAAACAAAGGGCTCCATCTATTCTTTCACTTCGTCATCGGTTTGAATCTATCAATAAAGTTGTATGTGACATTTGGTTTGGCGTCTTGTGGGCATATGACTTTGATCTAGGCCCAACTCAATGTTGGGCTATTCAAACAGgtccaaaatcaaataatggctttttttaaaataggcCCAAATTCTGAAACATCACTCTACTCAAATTTTGAAGCCCAATTAGGGCCAATTCGCACACAGTGTCAGTGTGCCTCCCTTATCGTTAAAGAAGCCCTAACAAAACAGACccgagctctctctctctctctctctctctctcatcttcttcagtCTTCCTTCCATCTCCTGCTCACCAGTGGCCCCAGGTACTGAttaaagttttcatttttgtgagTTGGGTCTGTCAATTTTGAACTTTTCTTTGTTGCTTTTGCATCTAAACTCGTTTTTGCTTCTGTTTGGCTTAATGGGCATTTGCGAATtgttcatttcattttcatttcgggccttttttgatttattttatagatTCTGCTTGTTGATATATTTGTGAAAGCATTGATTTGTGTTTGGAAATGGGATATAGTTCATTGTGCTTTCTGCTTTCCGCACATAATTAGTAGGTTGACTGGTTAATGCTTTTATCCCCCACAGTTTTACTTCTCAAACTTTGAACTTTGGCAGAAATGAAAGGTGTTCGATTTGCTTTGCGATCCTTCAACGATGGCGTTTCACGCCGATTTCATCAGCCACATATGAGAACCCTCTCCACAAATGTAACATCAGGTACTTCTCTGTACAGTTCCGTGTCTCCCTGTTGGTGCCAATTTTCGATATGGTTTTGATAATTTATAAGTTGAAATTTTGCTTGAACCTCCATGAATAGTACGGaaatagatttttcttttggaggTTAAACTTAggatttggtttgttttttcttgtaatATAGCTTCTCTATTCCTAGAACTCAATGTAACTACAAATAAAAGCTTGACACATTAGCTTTTTTATGTGTTAGGCGGTGAAGTGGATGATGAGAACAATTCTAATTCATTTGAATCTCCGGATGAGTTTGAGCGGCGTATTTTCGGTGAAACTTCTGGGGGTAATTTTAGATCAGATGCCTTTTTCACGAAGCTTGATAGGCTTGGGATGGGTCATGATGGACAGGGTTTGAATCCTTCTGGAGGAGGTGGAAGTGGAAGTGGAAGTGGTTCTCATATACTCGACGGCTTAGATGAAAGTTTTAACACATTATCAGATGGAATGGATGGAAAATTAGAGAAAGCAGCCGCCGACTTTGATATTGATTATGAGGAAATAAACCAAGAGGGCTATTCTTACAGACCAGATGTGAATTTTGAGCTAGGAACGACTTATGACCTTAAAGTATGTTATGGAGCAacttccctttcttttctgCCTTTTCACTTTTATGTTATTGTTGTAATTATAGCTTGCACTTATTTTGTGGTGTTATAAATGTATAACCTGCATTTGAGATTTGTTTGTCCTGAATGgaaaaataatacaagttaGCCTGTCCTGCCTTACCACTGAACCATAATATTTTGCCACAGTGTTGTTCTCTTTATGCCTCGTTTGTCTTTAGATATCCCTGTCTCATGTACGCACCATGTGGCTCTATGCAGGATCTTGATCTTACTAAGCGAGGAGTGCGTAAGTTTACCCAAAGGGATGAGTTTGAAGTAACTACAAAGGAAGTTCTTAGAAAAGCTGATTTCAGGGTATGTGCACTTGTCAGTCTCTCCAATATATGCATGTAGGATCCTTGTTGCTTTGTATATGTTTGCCTGTTTGGTGAAATGTAAAGGATTGTTTTTATTGTTGATGTCCCTATACCTCTTTTCCCTGATACGCATAAATAGAAGCTGAGGACTAAAATTATGCGAAGTAGAtttatccaatttttttttaagggatAGTCTATCCTGATTGTGACTCAGTTTCAGAATTAAAGATCTAGATATTATGATATTTGGAGCTTGCTGGCCCAGTGGTTGTGAATGAGCTGCATATTGGCAGGTTATTGCACTTGATTGCCTTAAGGCctgtttgataaccatttcaattttaacttttagttttcattttttgtgctagagtatagaggaaaatgagagagagactgGGAGTTgggatgagattgagagaggatgagaggggaggatgggagggaggagtaacaaaagtgaaaaaaaacttgaaagtgaaaacaatttcaaatagatttcagtttttagtttttgttttcacttttgttactcgtCCCTCCCATCCTCCCCTATCATCTTCCatctcattctcacttccattttccctctttttcctctatactctagcacaaaaaatgaaaactaaaaacaaaaattgaaatggttatcaaacgggcccTTAGGTTTTCTTAGTTAATTGTCAGAATATTCTATATTCTTTATTGAATTCATCAATTGCAactaattttgattattagaAAACTTAAGTTAAAAACTCTGGGCGGGTTGTTGTGATTTCATTATTACTCTCTTCTGCTACTAGACATTGAAATGTGGGTTTAGCTGTCCTTTTTTGTCCCTTGCGTCCGTTGAGATCTGAAATCCTTTATCTTATTTCGCTGGTTTTACTGGTGTGCTTGCTTATCTTATTACGTCTCTGAATCCCAATTTtaaatgtcaaattttgttgtttatccttttgaattttgatcctTTGGATGCATTCTTGCACCACTGTATTGCTCTGTGCAGAATGTGAGATTCCTGGCAAATTTCTTAACAGATGCTGGAATTCTCATCAAAAGAAGCAAGGTAAAATTGAATGCATGCTGAATGACCTGAACTTTGTTGAAGCTGCATTGAAATACTTTTTAAGTTCCCTTGTTCCTTGTGTAGACTGGGATCAGCGCCAAGGCCCAGAGGAAGGTCGCTAGGGAAATCAAAACAGCTCGAGCTTTTGGTTTAATGCCTTTCACGACAATGGGGACAAAGTCATTTGTTTTTGGGAAAACTATGGAGGCTCTCGATCAAGATTACGAATACGAAAGTTATGATAACCCTATGGATGCTGATGGAAAAGACCCACTGGGGCCCTTTTAGCTTGTATGGAGGGGATCTTGAATCAGTAGAATTCCGTTGACAGCACAACTACAAACCTGCCCTATCCCCACAAGAATATacagaaggagaagaaaatgatggaAAAAGATGGGTTCTTATTTAAGGTGAATTCCGGGATGTCGGTAACTCCATGTTTCTGGTTGGTATGTAGGTTAattcgtttttattttttgtagttGGTATACATTCACTGTAATAACAGCCCAAGTAATTCCCCTTCGTATTTCAAGCctattgggttttgggttttattaTCCGGTAGTTTGCCAATTTGCTGAACTAAGATGAATATTTTGGTACTTTTAGTATATACATAATTAATTCTAGCAAGAACAAAATTGAGTGTgcggaagaaatatattttgagatCGGAATTTGCaccatttttcttctcattttagGATTTTAAGTTCAAGCAACGATTGTACGGAGGAACTTCAGAAACAAGCTTGCCCTATAAAGTTGGGAATTTGATGAGGTGATTGACAtgcaatatttttcttctagaTCATGATGGAGCTTTGGCTCAATTATGAAAAACCATCTTCCTATAGTCCTCGGGAGTTTACGGAAAAGAAGCATTTATATTTTTCGCTTACATTTTTGCATCCTTTTCATTACTATTTGTAATTGGTTTCAGTTGAATGAAGTTCTTTCCTTtcgattaaaaaaagaaaagaaagaaccgAATAAAAACGATTttaaaaatgtatatatataaaaaataaaaaaaccttatCATCCAACCTAGTTGTCAACAGCCTCTAAATTTAGTGGCATTTTAGTCTCCCTTAAAAGCATATAGTACTGCTGGAGGGTTAAGGGTTGCTTTCATAATTCGATTTTGCGGTGAATTATTCTCCTCTCAtctattaagaaaaaaaacaaaacaaaacaaaagaagggaAGAAACTTAGCCCTTAAACAGTAAGCCAATTATCGTTGTTACTCTCCCAAAATCCTTCACCAAGTTAAGATTTGATTCTCTCGTATGATTGGGAGTGAGCAAACTAGCTTAAGTTCAGGTTTATCCATTGCATCTCCATCTCTGAATATTCTAACAACAA comes from Prunus dulcis chromosome 6, ALMONDv2, whole genome shotgun sequence and encodes:
- the LOC117632923 gene encoding uncharacterized protein LOC117632923 isoform X1 translates to MKGVRFALRSFNDGVSRRFHQPHMRTLSTNVTSGGEVDDENNSNSFESPDEFERRIFGETSGGNFRSDAFFTKLDRLGMGHDGQGLNPSGGGGSGSGSGSHILDGLDESFNTLSDGMDGKLEKAAADFDIDYEEINQEGYSYRPDVNFELGTTYDLKDLDLTKRGVRKFTQRDEFEVTTKEVLRKADFRNVRFLANFLTDAGILIKRSKTGISAKAQRKVAREIKTARAFGLMPFTTMGTKSFVFGKTMEALDQDYEYESYDNPMDADGKDPLGPF
- the LOC117632923 gene encoding uncharacterized protein LOC117632923 isoform X2; protein product: MKGVRFALRSFNDGVSRRFHQPHMRTLSTNVTSGGEVDDENNSNSFESPDEFERRIFGETSGGNFRSDAFFTKLDRLGMGHDGQGLNPSGGGGSGSGSGSHILDGLDESFNTLSDGMDGKLEKAAADFDIDYEEINQEGYSYRPDVNFELGTTYDLKDLDLTKRGVRKFTQRDEFEVTTKEVLRKADFRTGISAKAQRKVAREIKTARAFGLMPFTTMGTKSFVFGKTMEALDQDYEYESYDNPMDADGKDPLGPF